The following proteins are co-located in the Schistocerca nitens isolate TAMUIC-IGC-003100 chromosome 2, iqSchNite1.1, whole genome shotgun sequence genome:
- the LOC126235333 gene encoding cyclin-dependent kinase inhibitor 1C-like, translating into MARPVQCRSATLVAVLLAVAGVARGGGFLGHGAFEPIEEHSSVFHEAPSPPQVKVVRVPVPHPVPVSVPQPVPVAVPHPVPVYHREVQRVHVPVTRTVQVERERPYPVYVEKRVPVPVDKPYPITVKKPVAVPVPKPYPVRVPVYKHVYHNIGGGGGHGHGW; encoded by the coding sequence GTGCAGTGTAGGAGCGCGACGCTGGTGGCTGTGCTGCTGGCCGTGGCCGGCGTCGCGCGCGGCGGCGGCTTCCTGGGCCACGGCGCCTTCGAGCCGATCGAGGAGCACTCGAGCGTGTTCCACGAGGCGCCGTCGCCGCCGCAGGTGAAGGTGGTCCGCGTGCCGGTTCCTCATCCCGTGCCCGTTTCCGTGCCGCAGCCGGTGCCGGTGGCGGTCCCGCACCCGGTGCCCGTCTACCACAGGGAGGTGCAGCGCGTCCACGTGCCCGTGACGCGTACCGTGCAGGTGGAGCGCGAGCGGCCCTACCCCGTCTACGTGGAGAAGCGCGTGCCCGTGCCCGTCGACAAGCCCTACCCCATCACCGTCAAGAAGCCGGTCGCCGTGCCGGTGCCCAAGCCGTACCCCGTCAGGGTGCCCGTCTACAAGCACGTCTACCACAACATCGGAGGCGGCGGCGGGCACGGCCACGGCTGGTGA